Proteins from a genomic interval of Hornefia porci:
- a CDS encoding RelA/SpoT family protein, which yields METKAKFLKEILKYKQYDTELIGRAYEKARQLHEGQLRKSGEPYLIHPIAVAIILAQLGMDDETLVGGLLHDVVEDTAYTRDQLVQDFGEEVALLVDGVTKLGTLKFDSKEEAQAETLRKMFLAMSKDIRVLIIKLADRLHNMRTIEYMSPDKIIEKSRETLEIYAPLASRLGIYTIKFELEDIALKYLHPEEYETLSREVSEKREQRVKFINEVISEIREALDAMNMKYDIMGRSKHLYSVYKKMVLQHKQLDEIFDLTAIRVIVENVRDCYAVLGQVHTMWKPIPGRFKDYIAMPKPNMYQSLHTTVLGDNGEPFEIQIRTYEMHRVAEYGIAAHWKYKEGNTSGRQNNEDMKLAWLRQTLEWQQELDDPKEFMETLKMDLFSSQVFVFTPKGEVIDLPAESTPLDFAFKIHTDVGCHCVGAKVNGKMVTIDHTLHNGDIVEIVTSANSSGPSTDWLRIAKSSSARNKIRQYIKRQNKGDDVSKGKDALDKYVRKKGYDPQQVIRTRYLTAAMKEMKFATMDEAYTQISQGGTVLSRYANLLFDLYKSDQEEEKQRKQRKEEELMNESAKHEKTIRRHRENPGIIVKGSENMPNLMIRVARCCNPVPGDEIIGFITKGRGISVHRKDCSNIVSLPEKEHARFIEVEWEDIAEDKSYAAEICVITSDRKGIFSDISRACEDQNVRIEGVNAKSTRDETLSITLTLMLISTQQMQRVLRTLRNVSGVRSVYRARS from the coding sequence ATGGAGACAAAAGCAAAGTTCCTGAAAGAAATCCTGAAATACAAGCAATATGACACCGAACTGATCGGAAGAGCCTACGAGAAGGCGAGACAGCTTCACGAAGGACAGCTTCGCAAAAGCGGCGAGCCGTATCTGATTCATCCGATCGCAGTGGCCATCATCCTTGCCCAGCTGGGCATGGATGATGAAACCCTGGTCGGTGGACTTTTGCATGACGTGGTAGAGGATACGGCGTACACCAGGGATCAGCTGGTACAGGATTTCGGCGAGGAGGTGGCGCTGCTGGTAGACGGCGTCACCAAGCTGGGAACGCTTAAATTCGACAGCAAGGAGGAGGCGCAGGCGGAGACTCTGCGCAAAATGTTCCTGGCGATGTCCAAGGATATCCGGGTGCTGATTATCAAGCTGGCGGATCGTCTTCACAATATGCGGACCATCGAATACATGAGTCCGGACAAAATCATCGAAAAATCCAGAGAGACGCTGGAAATCTATGCGCCTCTCGCCAGCCGGCTCGGAATTTATACGATAAAATTCGAGCTGGAGGACATCGCGCTGAAATATCTTCATCCCGAGGAATATGAAACACTTTCGCGCGAGGTCAGCGAGAAGCGGGAGCAGAGAGTCAAGTTCATCAACGAGGTTATCTCGGAAATCCGGGAGGCTCTGGACGCCATGAACATGAAGTATGACATCATGGGCCGTTCCAAGCATCTGTACAGCGTCTACAAGAAGATGGTTCTGCAGCACAAGCAGCTGGATGAAATCTTTGACCTGACCGCAATCCGGGTCATCGTGGAGAACGTCAGGGACTGTTACGCGGTGCTGGGACAGGTTCATACGATGTGGAAGCCGATTCCGGGCCGTTTCAAGGACTATATCGCCATGCCGAAGCCTAATATGTACCAGTCCCTTCACACCACGGTGCTGGGAGACAACGGCGAGCCCTTCGAGATCCAGATCCGCACCTATGAAATGCACCGGGTCGCGGAATACGGTATCGCGGCGCACTGGAAGTACAAGGAAGGGAATACCAGCGGCAGGCAGAACAACGAGGACATGAAGCTCGCCTGGCTGCGGCAGACTCTGGAATGGCAGCAGGAGCTGGACGATCCGAAGGAATTCATGGAGACCCTGAAAATGGATCTCTTCTCTTCCCAGGTCTTTGTATTCACCCCAAAGGGGGAGGTCATCGATCTGCCGGCGGAATCCACTCCTCTGGACTTCGCATTCAAGATCCATACGGACGTGGGCTGTCACTGCGTCGGCGCCAAGGTGAACGGGAAGATGGTAACCATCGACCATACACTGCATAACGGCGACATCGTGGAGATCGTCACATCAGCCAATTCCTCCGGACCCAGCACAGACTGGCTGCGTATCGCAAAGAGCTCCTCTGCGAGGAACAAGATCCGCCAGTACATCAAACGTCAGAACAAGGGAGACGATGTCTCCAAGGGCAAGGATGCGCTGGACAAATACGTCCGGAAAAAGGGCTACGACCCCCAGCAGGTCATCCGCACCCGCTACCTGACGGCGGCCATGAAGGAAATGAAATTCGCCACCATGGACGAGGCTTACACTCAGATCTCCCAGGGCGGCACAGTCCTGAGCCGATACGCCAATCTGCTTTTCGACCTCTACAAGAGCGATCAGGAGGAGGAAAAGCAGCGGAAACAGAGAAAAGAAGAAGAGCTGATGAATGAGTCTGCGAAGCATGAGAAAACGATTCGCAGACATCGGGAGAACCCCGGAATCATCGTAAAAGGCTCTGAAAATATGCCGAATCTGATGATTCGCGTGGCCAGGTGCTGCAATCCTGTGCCGGGAGACGAGATTATCGGCTTTATCACAAAGGGAAGAGGCATCTCGGTACACCGGAAGGACTGTTCCAACATCGTGTCGCTGCCGGAAAAAGAACACGCCCGTTTCATCGAGGTAGAATGGGAGGATATCGCGGAGGATAAATCATACGCGGCCGAGATCTGCGTGATCACCAGCGACCGCAAGGGGATATTCTCGGACATTTCCCGGGCCTGCGAGGATCAGAACGTTCGCATCGAAGGTGTGAACGCCAAGAGCACCCGGGACGAGACACTGAGTATCACGCTGACGCTGATGCTGATCAGCACACAGCAGATGCAGCGCGTTCTGCGGACCCTGAGAAACGTCAGCGGCGTTCGGAGCGTGTATCGGGCGAGATCGTAG
- the secD gene encoding protein translocase subunit SecD yields the protein MSSKFRKILSVLIIALVAFGAYVSFFGLGPVNNIKDSLKYGLDIDGGVYVVMEAQTGKMSGSKLKETMEQTQQVINKRVNAMGVSEASVNIEGENRLRIEMPGVKDAKTAINRIGDTAKLRFTLADGTQYLTGDDVKTASAETDSEHGGYKIIMKFSSKGQEKFAQATRLAAAGNVNATVTDDSGNTVDPKSVVIWLDDKVLTAPTVNGEINNDSCEIYQQNGGYSKAEAQETAALIRGGALPVSLTEVESSVRTASIGANALDKSIVAGGIGILLVFILMILMYNVLGLLADIALCLYVILVLWIMSAMGAVLTLPGIAGIVLDIGMAVDANVIIFSRIKEEIGLGRSIRVAVDQGFKHALVTVLDAQITTLIAAVVLYELGSTTVKGFAVTLMIGIIVSIFTAVIITQIFVGALADSRFAKNTFFGCKPDGTPKKFVRKEFHFIERRKIFYCISGAVIVIGLVTLGVRGFNYGIDFTGGTMIQMDLGKKVAISDVEKTIKQYHLNPEIVYSGADQHQVIIKTTKALNANARASVQKTIEEKYDLNKKSVVASEEFGPSIGKELRNNAVKAILIAALFMLLYIIFRFKTWRYGVAAIAGIGHDVLVLISVYAIFRIQVNNPFIAAILTVVGYSINDTIVIFDRVRENSRLSRQQPVMELLDHSINQTLDRSIMTSMTTVIATVPLLILVSAQLSQFVLPLMIGVLVGTYSSIFLCSPLYYEFNRRAEASRYLAQQKARKRIESKKNSKKSEKKAVEALKAEENKAGGKTSGADSAAENTNSGHGEKQEKNGSKSGKKSGGNSKKGTGGSKSKKKKKGNKRR from the coding sequence ATGAGTTCAAAATTCAGAAAAATTCTTAGCGTACTTATTATCGCACTCGTCGCGTTCGGTGCGTATGTTTCATTCTTCGGACTCGGACCGGTGAATAATATTAAAGATTCACTGAAATACGGTCTCGATATTGACGGCGGCGTGTACGTGGTCATGGAGGCGCAGACCGGAAAAATGTCCGGAAGCAAGCTGAAGGAGACCATGGAACAGACGCAGCAGGTCATCAACAAGCGCGTCAACGCTATGGGAGTGTCGGAGGCTTCGGTCAATATTGAGGGCGAGAACCGCCTCCGTATAGAAATGCCCGGCGTGAAAGATGCCAAAACAGCGATCAACCGGATCGGCGATACGGCAAAGCTTCGCTTCACGCTTGCGGACGGAACGCAGTATCTTACCGGAGACGATGTCAAGACCGCCTCTGCGGAAACCGACAGCGAGCACGGCGGTTATAAAATTATCATGAAATTCAGTTCGAAGGGCCAGGAGAAGTTCGCTCAGGCCACTAGACTCGCAGCGGCCGGAAATGTCAACGCCACTGTAACAGACGACAGCGGCAATACCGTAGATCCGAAATCTGTTGTTATCTGGCTGGACGATAAGGTGCTGACAGCACCGACGGTAAACGGCGAAATCAACAACGATTCCTGCGAGATCTATCAGCAGAACGGCGGATACTCCAAGGCAGAGGCGCAGGAGACAGCGGCTCTGATCCGGGGCGGCGCGCTGCCGGTATCGCTGACAGAGGTGGAATCCTCGGTACGGACGGCTTCGATCGGCGCCAACGCGCTGGACAAGAGCATCGTGGCCGGTGGAATCGGAATTCTGCTGGTCTTCATCCTGATGATTCTGATGTATAATGTGCTGGGTCTGCTCGCAGATATCGCGCTGTGCCTGTATGTTATCCTGGTGCTCTGGATCATGTCTGCGATGGGAGCGGTTCTGACGCTGCCGGGCATCGCCGGTATCGTCCTGGATATCGGTATGGCAGTAGACGCCAACGTGATTATTTTCTCCAGAATCAAAGAGGAAATCGGACTGGGCAGGTCGATACGGGTGGCTGTTGACCAGGGATTTAAACACGCACTGGTCACCGTTCTGGACGCGCAGATCACCACGCTTATCGCCGCAGTCGTTTTGTACGAGTTGGGCTCCACGACAGTGAAGGGCTTCGCCGTCACCCTGATGATCGGTATTATCGTCAGTATCTTCACCGCCGTCATCATCACTCAGATTTTTGTCGGCGCACTGGCGGACAGCAGATTCGCGAAAAACACATTCTTCGGATGCAAACCTGATGGCACGCCGAAGAAATTCGTCCGGAAGGAATTCCATTTCATCGAAAGACGGAAAATCTTCTACTGCATCAGCGGCGCCGTGATCGTAATCGGTCTGGTCACACTGGGAGTGAGAGGCTTCAATTACGGAATTGACTTCACCGGCGGAACCATGATCCAGATGGATCTGGGCAAGAAGGTGGCCATCAGTGATGTGGAGAAGACGATCAAGCAGTATCATCTGAATCCTGAAATCGTGTACTCAGGCGCGGATCAGCATCAGGTGATCATCAAGACCACAAAGGCTCTGAACGCAAACGCAAGAGCCAGCGTGCAGAAGACGATTGAGGAGAAATATGATCTGAATAAAAAATCCGTGGTCGCTTCCGAGGAATTCGGGCCGTCCATCGGCAAGGAGCTCCGGAACAACGCAGTCAAGGCGATTTTAATCGCGGCGCTGTTCATGCTGCTCTATATCATCTTCCGGTTTAAGACCTGGCGATACGGCGTCGCTGCGATCGCAGGAATCGGTCACGACGTGCTGGTTCTGATTTCGGTGTACGCAATCTTCCGGATTCAGGTCAACAACCCGTTCATTGCGGCTATCCTGACGGTGGTCGGATACTCTATCAATGATACGATCGTAATTTTCGACCGTGTCAGAGAGAATTCAAGACTGTCGCGTCAGCAGCCGGTTATGGAGCTGCTGGATCACAGTATCAATCAGACGCTGGACCGGTCGATCATGACATCCATGACCACAGTCATCGCGACGGTACCGCTGCTGATTCTGGTATCCGCACAGCTGTCACAGTTCGTGCTGCCGCTGATGATCGGCGTGCTGGTGGGAACCTATTCCTCTATCTTCCTCTGCAGCCCGCTCTACTATGAGTTCAACCGCAGGGCGGAGGCGTCCCGTTATCTGGCACAGCAGAAAGCCAGAAAGCGGATCGAGTCGAAAAAGAACTCGAAGAAATCGGAAAAGAAGGCCGTTGAAGCGCTGAAGGCTGAAGAGAACAAAGCCGGCGGAAAGACTTCCGGCGCAGATTCTGCCGCGGAAAACACCAATTCCGGGCACGGGGAAAAGCAGGAAAAGAACGGAAGCAAATCCGGGAAAAAATCCGGCGGGAACAGTAAAAAAGGAACCGGCGGAAGCAAGAGCAAGAAGAAAAAGAAAGGCAATAAAAGAAGATAA
- the coaE gene encoding dephospho-CoA kinase (Dephospho-CoA kinase (CoaE) performs the final step in coenzyme A biosynthesis.): MRKIIGITGGIGTGKSTVSAYLKEQGYPVIDADQIARKVTEKGSVTLAELARNFGTGILDRDGGLDRRRMAELAFSSPENKARLEAIVTARVIAETAERIRELRQEDGPTAFLDAPILYETGADVLVDEVWLITADESVRIRRAAERDGCGEAEIRRRIRNQMSEEEKFCRADYVIDNSDGLEQLYTRIRALIKKHD, from the coding sequence ATGAGAAAAATTATCGGAATCACGGGCGGAATCGGCACGGGAAAGTCAACTGTATCCGCATATCTGAAGGAGCAGGGCTATCCCGTCATCGATGCGGATCAGATCGCCCGCAAGGTGACAGAAAAGGGAAGCGTGACTCTGGCGGAGCTGGCGAGGAATTTCGGAACCGGCATTCTGGACCGCGACGGGGGGCTTGACCGCCGGAGGATGGCGGAGCTGGCGTTTTCCTCTCCGGAGAACAAAGCCAGACTGGAGGCGATCGTAACGGCCCGGGTAATCGCGGAAACGGCGGAGAGGATCCGGGAGCTGCGGCAGGAAGACGGACCGACGGCTTTTCTGGATGCGCCGATCCTGTATGAGACAGGAGCAGATGTTTTGGTGGACGAGGTCTGGCTGATCACTGCGGACGAGAGCGTCCGGATCAGGAGAGCCGCGGAGAGGGACGGTTGCGGCGAAGCCGAGATCCGGAGGAGAATCCGCAATCAGATGAGCGAAGAGGAAAAGTTCTGCCGGGCGGATTACGTTATTGACAATTCTGACGGATTGGAGCAGCTTTACACCCGAATCCGTGCATTGATAAAAAAACATGATTAA
- the hisS gene encoding histidine--tRNA ligase — translation MLTNAPKGTKDTLPDQVYRWHYVEKKFAEICDRYGYREIRTPVFEHTELINRGVGDTTDIVQKEMYTFNDHGGRSLTLKPEGTSPAVRAFVEHKMYAEVQPTKLYYVTPCFRYEKPQSGRLREFHQFGIEIFGTPNMMADTDVICLAHDFLEEMGIRDVTLEINSVGCPECRARYRKALQDFLRPHYDELCDTCKDRFERNPMRILDCKSPEDQAIVKDAPEMLDYLCDDCAQAFRDVQEDLTAMGIEYVVNPRIVRGLDYYTKTAFEFVSNSIGAQGTVCGGGRYDNLCEELGGPPIPGVGFGLGIERLLMLMDANGVEIPEPSPVEVFIVTMGDKAKAEGLGLIHTLHREGISAQMDTLARNVKGQFKYAARLNARYTIVIGDEEIERGVVQFKDMERHEQREIPFGEILKELGK, via the coding sequence ATGCTAACGAATGCGCCGAAGGGCACAAAGGACACATTGCCGGATCAGGTATACCGCTGGCACTATGTCGAAAAAAAGTTTGCCGAGATCTGCGACCGCTACGGTTATCGCGAGATCCGCACGCCGGTGTTTGAGCACACAGAGCTGATCAACCGCGGCGTTGGAGATACCACGGACATTGTTCAGAAGGAAATGTACACGTTTAACGATCACGGCGGCAGGAGCCTGACCCTCAAGCCGGAGGGAACCTCGCCGGCGGTGAGAGCCTTTGTGGAGCACAAAATGTATGCGGAGGTGCAGCCCACCAAGCTGTACTATGTGACGCCGTGCTTCCGCTACGAGAAGCCGCAGTCCGGAAGGCTCAGGGAATTTCACCAGTTCGGAATTGAGATTTTCGGCACGCCGAACATGATGGCGGATACAGATGTGATCTGTCTGGCCCACGATTTCCTGGAGGAAATGGGGATCCGGGACGTGACGCTGGAAATCAACAGTGTCGGATGTCCGGAGTGCAGGGCGCGTTACAGGAAAGCCCTGCAGGACTTCCTGCGGCCGCATTACGACGAGCTTTGTGACACCTGCAAGGACAGGTTTGAACGGAACCCGATGAGGATTCTGGACTGCAAATCGCCGGAGGATCAGGCCATCGTTAAGGACGCGCCGGAGATGCTCGACTATCTCTGTGACGACTGCGCGCAGGCTTTCCGGGATGTGCAGGAGGATCTGACCGCCATGGGAATCGAATATGTCGTGAACCCGAGAATCGTCCGGGGTTTGGATTATTATACAAAGACCGCGTTTGAGTTTGTCTCCAACAGCATCGGCGCGCAGGGAACCGTCTGCGGCGGCGGACGTTATGACAATCTCTGCGAGGAGCTGGGCGGACCTCCGATCCCGGGCGTCGGATTCGGTCTGGGCATCGAGCGTCTTCTGATGCTGATGGACGCCAACGGCGTGGAGATTCCGGAGCCGTCTCCGGTGGAGGTATTCATCGTGACCATGGGGGACAAAGCCAAGGCCGAGGGCCTCGGTCTGATTCACACGCTTCACAGAGAGGGAATCAGCGCGCAGATGGATACTCTGGCACGAAACGTGAAAGGGCAGTTCAAATACGCCGCCCGCCTGAACGCCCGTTATACCATCGTAATCGGCGACGAGGAGATCGAAAGAGGCGTGGTTCAGTTCAAGGATATGGAGCGGCATGAACAGCGCGAGATTCCGTTCGGCGAGATTCTGAAGGAACTTGGAAAATAA
- the aspS gene encoding aspartate--tRNA ligase: MSEIFKRTHMCGELRMENAGETVVLNGWVSRQRRLGGLIFVDLRDKTGIVQITFDESVPKEIFDRAQALRGEYVIGIKGTVRERASRNPELPTGDVEVFASDMILYAEAATPPIYIRDDDNADDNLRLKYRYLDLRKLKMQRNLTFRHRIAKVTRDYFDEQGFTEVETPMLVRSTPEGARDYLVPSRVNPGQFYALPQSPQLFKQLLMVGGTDRYIQIAKCFRDEDLRADRQPEFTQIDMEMSFVDMDDVIGMQEGYLKRLFREVMDMEIETPFPRLTWQEAMERYGSDKPDTRFGFELKKLNDVKAVAETEFMVFRNALDSGGDVRGICIEGGSKQFSRKDIDKLTEAVKPYGARGLVWIRREENGYKSSVNKFFSEEQLDEIAAAFGAAAGDLILIAADRPKVVFDSLGFLRRHIAGLMGLLDDRQFNLLWVVDFPMFEKDEETGRVKAMHHPFTHPKAEDIPMLDTDPLQVRADAYDIVLNGVEMGGGSIRIHDRKLQAKMFEILGISEEESIQKFGFLLEAFKYGAPPHGGLAYGLDRMVMLLAGEHSIRDVMAFPKNQNAQCLVSDAPNTVDEEQLEELSIRLR, from the coding sequence ATGTCAGAAATATTTAAGAGAACTCACATGTGCGGCGAGCTGCGCATGGAGAATGCCGGAGAGACCGTGGTTCTCAACGGCTGGGTTTCCAGACAGAGGCGTCTGGGCGGACTGATCTTCGTGGATCTGCGGGACAAAACCGGCATTGTACAGATCACGTTCGACGAAAGCGTCCCGAAGGAGATTTTTGATCGGGCGCAGGCGCTGCGCGGGGAATATGTCATCGGGATAAAAGGCACGGTACGGGAACGGGCGTCCCGGAATCCCGAGCTTCCCACCGGCGATGTCGAGGTCTTCGCCTCCGATATGATTCTCTATGCGGAGGCGGCGACCCCACCGATCTATATCCGGGATGACGATAACGCTGACGATAATCTGCGGCTGAAGTATCGCTATCTGGATCTGCGGAAGCTGAAGATGCAGCGGAATCTCACCTTCCGTCACAGAATCGCGAAGGTGACGAGAGATTATTTCGACGAGCAGGGCTTTACCGAGGTGGAGACGCCGATGCTGGTACGCTCCACGCCGGAGGGAGCCAGGGATTATCTGGTTCCCAGCCGCGTGAATCCGGGACAGTTCTATGCGCTGCCCCAGTCGCCGCAGCTGTTCAAGCAGCTTCTGATGGTAGGCGGAACCGACCGGTACATCCAGATCGCGAAATGCTTCCGCGACGAGGATCTGCGGGCGGACAGGCAGCCTGAATTCACCCAGATCGACATGGAGATGTCCTTTGTGGATATGGACGATGTGATCGGGATGCAGGAAGGCTACCTGAAGCGGCTGTTCCGGGAAGTCATGGATATGGAGATCGAGACGCCGTTTCCCCGGCTGACCTGGCAGGAGGCCATGGAACGATACGGATCGGACAAGCCGGATACGCGGTTCGGGTTTGAACTGAAAAAGCTGAACGATGTGAAGGCGGTCGCGGAGACGGAATTCATGGTGTTCCGGAACGCGCTGGACAGCGGCGGCGACGTTCGGGGAATATGTATCGAGGGCGGATCGAAGCAGTTCAGCCGTAAGGATATCGACAAGTTGACGGAGGCGGTGAAGCCCTACGGGGCCAGAGGACTGGTCTGGATCCGCAGAGAAGAGAACGGTTACAAATCCTCGGTCAATAAGTTTTTCAGTGAAGAACAGCTGGATGAAATCGCGGCGGCGTTCGGCGCCGCGGCGGGTGATCTGATTCTAATCGCCGCGGACCGGCCGAAGGTCGTGTTCGACAGTCTGGGATTTCTCCGCCGTCATATCGCAGGGTTGATGGGCCTTCTGGACGACCGTCAGTTCAATCTGCTCTGGGTGGTGGATTTCCCGATGTTCGAGAAGGACGAGGAGACAGGCCGCGTAAAGGCCATGCACCATCCCTTCACCCATCCTAAAGCGGAGGACATTCCGATGCTTGATACGGATCCGCTGCAGGTCAGAGCGGATGCGTATGATATCGTTCTGAACGGCGTGGAGATGGGCGGCGGGAGCATCCGTATCCATGACCGGAAGCTGCAGGCGAAGATGTTTGAGATCCTCGGAATCTCAGAAGAAGAGAGTATTCAGAAATTCGGGTTCCTGCTGGAGGCCTTCAAATACGGCGCGCCTCCTCACGGCGGTCTCGCTTACGGACTTGACCGCATGGTCATGCTGCTGGCCGGAGAACACAGTATCCGGGATGTGATGGCCTTCCCGAAGAACCAGAACGCCCAGTGCCTCGTCAGCGACGCGCCGAACACTGTGGATGAGGAGCAGCTGGAGGAGCTTTCAATCAGGCTCAGGTGA
- the hemZ gene encoding coproporphyrinogen dehydrogenase HemZ: protein MSDKLKIKIHGYRNLPVLQELIDEFLRPSDYELLPDDGFRRDAAVHINLRESADKDEIKREIFDRLSDLTGIRPDWGILTGVRPVKLAGEMLERAGDREEVFRTLTDDDRLTEDKARLILSVYERQDRLYGKADENSAGVYIGIPFCPTRCVYCSFASNQVSSEEIERYLTALRQEIRYAGRRLRESGMYPETVYFGGGTPTTLTAAQLQTLLETTKKSFDFSRVREFTVEAGRPDTITAEKLAVLKDFGVDRISINPQSMRQETLDAIGRSHTPEDIRRAFALAGRTGFRVINADLIAGLPGETEEDFRDSLRQVLKLGANNVTVHTLAVKRASRLKDIDRDYHYRVADTVAAMLGDSREILSEHGFVPYYLYRQKHMAGFFENTGYCLGETDGLYNIRIMDEHQTIAALGAGGISKRYYPETNRLERVPNVTNYQEYIRRIDEMCARKENKLWR, encoded by the coding sequence TTGTCCGATAAACTTAAAATCAAAATTCACGGATACCGCAACCTGCCCGTTCTTCAGGAGCTGATCGATGAATTTCTGCGTCCGTCGGATTACGAGCTTCTGCCGGACGACGGGTTCCGCCGGGACGCCGCGGTACACATCAATCTGCGGGAGTCGGCCGACAAGGATGAAATCAAACGGGAAATCTTCGACCGTCTTTCGGATCTGACCGGGATCCGGCCTGACTGGGGAATCCTTACCGGCGTCCGGCCGGTCAAGTTGGCGGGGGAAATGCTGGAACGCGCAGGAGATCGGGAAGAGGTTTTCCGGACGCTGACAGACGACGACCGGCTCACGGAGGATAAGGCGCGCCTGATTCTGTCCGTTTACGAGCGGCAGGACCGGCTGTACGGGAAAGCGGATGAAAATTCCGCCGGCGTCTACATCGGAATCCCGTTCTGCCCGACGAGATGTGTATACTGCTCCTTTGCGTCGAACCAGGTAAGCAGTGAGGAGATCGAGCGGTACCTGACCGCGCTCCGTCAGGAGATCCGGTACGCGGGACGGCGGCTCAGAGAGAGCGGAATGTATCCGGAAACCGTTTATTTCGGCGGAGGAACGCCGACAACTCTGACAGCCGCGCAATTGCAGACGCTTCTTGAGACAACAAAGAAATCCTTTGACTTCTCCAGGGTCCGGGAGTTTACGGTGGAGGCCGGAAGACCGGACACCATCACGGCGGAGAAGTTGGCGGTTCTGAAGGACTTCGGGGTGGACCGGATCAGCATTAACCCCCAGTCCATGCGACAGGAAACGCTGGACGCCATCGGACGGAGCCATACGCCGGAGGATATCAGGAGGGCGTTCGCTCTGGCGGGGCGCACAGGATTCCGGGTGATCAATGCGGATCTCATCGCAGGACTTCCGGGAGAAACAGAAGAGGATTTCCGGGACAGTCTCCGTCAGGTGCTGAAGCTGGGCGCAAACAATGTGACTGTGCATACCCTGGCGGTGAAGCGGGCGTCCCGGCTGAAGGACATCGATCGCGACTATCATTACCGTGTCGCGGATACGGTTGCCGCCATGCTGGGGGACAGCCGCGAAATCCTGAGCGAACACGGCTTTGTTCCATACTACCTCTACCGGCAGAAGCATATGGCGGGGTTCTTCGAGAACACCGGCTACTGCCTCGGAGAAACAGACGGGCTCTACAACATCCGAATCATGGACGAGCATCAGACCATCGCGGCTCTGGGAGCGGGAGGGATTTCCAAGCGCTATTATCCGGAAACGAACCGCCTGGAGCGGGTGCCGAACGTGACCAATTATCAGGAATATATCCGCCGCATTGACGAGATGTGCGCGAGAAAAGAAAATAAATTATGGAGGTAA
- the yajC gene encoding preprotein translocase subunit YajC yields MKFGTFLMASSTSSFAFQMLILVAFIVLMYFLLVRPQKKKEKTVNEMRNSLRVGDEIITIGGICGKIVKTKDQSLIIQVGADKTKFEVMRWSISSVTSKSKKSDQKGAGGLDEDEETEVRTRKSSPKRLKKARSEEPAEKKDAKAETAPVSAEEQGEAAVKEDASGADSTAESAAEK; encoded by the coding sequence ATGAAGTTTGGTACATTTTTGATGGCGTCGTCAACCAGTTCGTTCGCGTTCCAGATGCTGATTCTTGTCGCATTCATCGTATTGATGTATTTTCTGCTGGTCAGACCGCAAAAGAAAAAGGAAAAAACCGTCAACGAGATGAGAAATTCGCTGAGAGTCGGCGACGAGATCATCACCATCGGAGGAATCTGCGGAAAGATCGTGAAGACAAAGGATCAGTCCCTGATTATTCAGGTCGGCGCGGATAAGACAAAATTCGAGGTCATGAGATGGTCCATTTCGTCTGTGACGTCGAAGAGCAAGAAGAGCGACCAGAAAGGTGCAGGCGGACTTGATGAGGATGAAGAGACAGAAGTAAGGACACGCAAGTCTTCCCCGAAGAGACTGAAGAAGGCCAGGAGCGAAGAGCCGGCTGAGAAAAAGGATGCTAAAGCCGAGACGGCTCCGGTCAGTGCTGAAGAACAGGGAGAGGCTGCTGTGAAGGAAGACGCTTCCGGTGCGGACAGCACAGCGGAGAGCGCGGCTGAAAAATAG
- a CDS encoding MBL fold metallo-hydrolase produces the protein MKIFRYSTGPIMVNTYLVYDENKIGFVVDPGGVSRQLNEKLAAENVDLQYIVLTHGHADHTGGIAELKDRYPGIRIVACDRERQILETPEYNSSPELLGRPVSIRADIYVKDGDSMKIGDTELKFLETPGHTPGGMCILVPGHVFSGDTLFQASIGRTDFYGGDYGEIVRSIREKLFPLPEDTIVLPGHMSQTTIGFEKENNPFVR, from the coding sequence ATGAAAATATTCAGATACAGCACCGGACCGATCATGGTGAATACATACCTCGTCTATGACGAGAATAAAATCGGCTTTGTGGTCGATCCGGGAGGCGTCAGCAGACAGCTGAACGAAAAACTGGCGGCGGAAAACGTGGATCTGCAGTATATTGTGCTGACCCACGGCCACGCCGATCACACCGGCGGAATCGCGGAGCTGAAGGACCGGTATCCCGGAATCAGAATTGTCGCGTGTGACAGAGAACGGCAGATTCTGGAAACGCCGGAATATAACTCGTCACCGGAGCTTCTGGGGCGTCCCGTCAGCATCCGGGCAGACATCTATGTGAAGGACGGAGACTCCATGAAGATCGGCGATACGGAGCTGAAATTCCTGGAGACGCCGGGACATACGCCCGGAGGAATGTGCATTCTGGTTCCGGGCCATGTTTTCAGCGGCGACACCCTGTTTCAGGCGTCCATCGGCCGCACAGACTTCTACGGCGGAGATTACGGGGAAATCGTCCGTTCCATTCGGGAAAAGCTTTTTCCGCTTCCGGAGGATACGATTGTGCTTCCCGGCCATATGAGCCAGACCACAATAGGCTTTGAAAAGGAGAACAATCCCTTTGTCCGATAA